In Micromonospora sp. NBC_01813, the following are encoded in one genomic region:
- a CDS encoding GAF and ANTAR domain-containing protein — translation MSRPDQVGSSRLAVLETAATLRELTAGMIRCTDFDQALEHLALTTRFALPGLSYASVCFLRAGQPASVAASDPLIKDLDELQYATDGPAMTAIRDREIVLVTSLAETSRWPDWSPAAVDGGIRAVLCAPVDVDEEVIGSINLYADRDGAIADGEQLTAMLLAEHAGLLLGAVRDRGGDRRGSDLAGDGWHHSDLIGPAIGIVMTQRRCRAGEALDVLRDAAQATAIPLPEVAERLVASVQRLDG, via the coding sequence GTGAGCCGGCCCGACCAGGTCGGGAGCAGCCGCCTGGCGGTGCTGGAGACCGCCGCGACCCTGCGTGAGCTGACCGCCGGGATGATCCGTTGCACGGACTTCGACCAGGCGCTGGAGCATCTCGCTCTGACCACCAGGTTCGCGTTGCCCGGGCTCAGCTACGCCAGTGTCTGTTTTCTGCGCGCCGGCCAGCCCGCGTCGGTAGCGGCCTCGGATCCGCTGATCAAGGATCTCGACGAGCTGCAGTACGCGACGGACGGTCCGGCGATGACCGCGATCAGGGACCGGGAGATCGTGCTCGTCACTTCGTTGGCCGAGACGTCGCGCTGGCCGGACTGGAGTCCGGCGGCGGTCGATGGCGGGATTCGCGCCGTGCTGTGCGCACCGGTCGACGTCGATGAGGAAGTGATCGGTTCGATCAATCTGTACGCCGACCGCGACGGCGCCATCGCTGATGGTGAACAGCTCACGGCGATGCTGCTCGCCGAACATGCCGGTCTGCTGCTTGGCGCGGTGCGTGACCGTGGGGGCGACCGGCGCGGTTCCGACCTGGCCGGCGACGGTTGGCACCACAGCGACCTGATCGGCCCGGCGATCGGGATCGTGATGACCCAGCGGCGCTGTCGGGCGGGGGAGGCACTCGACGTGCTGCGCGACGCCGCGCAGGCGACCGCGATTCCGCTGCCGGAGGTCGCCGAACGGTTGGTCGCCTCGGTGCAACGCCTCGACGGCTGA
- a CDS encoding cellulose binding domain-containing protein, which yields MPGRPRHRLSRLLAAGLATIIVAAGAVPASTAAPAPAPAAAAAATRIMPLGDSITGSPGCWRADLWNQLQNTGYQNIDFVGTLGPQGCGLPYDGDNEGHGGALVTTVASQNQLPTWLSATRPDVVLMHFGTNDVWSNRTTESILAAYDRLVDQMRASNPAMTVLVAQLIPMAPATCGECAQRVVTLNAAIPGWAADKHTSQSPVIVVDQWTGFSTTTDTYDGVHPNAAGDQKISDRWYPALTAALTGGQPSPSTPPTTAPPMERSCAAAYRVVGQWSGGFQSEVTVSNTGTTALTGWSVQLTYGGGQQVNQAWNASVRQTGATVTATNVGWNGTLAPNGATTFGFLASWQQSNPTPTVSCATP from the coding sequence ATGCCCGGTAGACCACGACATCGCCTTTCCCGCCTGCTGGCCGCAGGCCTCGCCACGATCATCGTTGCGGCGGGAGCGGTCCCGGCCAGCACCGCCGCACCCGCACCCGCACCCGCCGCTGCCGCCGCCGCGACCCGGATCATGCCACTCGGTGACTCCATCACCGGATCGCCCGGCTGTTGGCGCGCCGACCTGTGGAACCAACTGCAGAACACCGGATACCAGAACATCGACTTCGTCGGCACCCTCGGTCCACAGGGCTGCGGACTGCCGTACGACGGCGACAACGAAGGCCACGGCGGGGCGCTCGTCACCACCGTGGCCAGCCAGAACCAGCTTCCCACCTGGCTGTCGGCGACCCGCCCGGACGTGGTGCTCATGCACTTCGGCACCAACGACGTGTGGAGCAACCGGACGACGGAATCGATCCTGGCGGCGTACGACCGGCTGGTCGACCAGATGCGCGCCAGCAACCCGGCGATGACGGTGCTGGTCGCCCAGCTCATCCCGATGGCCCCGGCCACCTGTGGGGAGTGCGCTCAGCGGGTGGTGACGCTCAACGCCGCCATCCCGGGTTGGGCCGCCGACAAGCACACCAGCCAGTCGCCGGTGATCGTCGTCGACCAGTGGACCGGTTTCAGCACCACCACCGACACCTACGACGGCGTCCACCCGAACGCAGCCGGCGACCAGAAGATCTCCGACCGGTGGTATCCGGCGCTGACCGCGGCGCTGACCGGCGGGCAGCCCAGTCCCAGTACGCCGCCCACCACGGCACCGCCGATGGAGCGTTCGTGCGCGGCCGCCTACCGGGTCGTCGGCCAGTGGTCCGGCGGTTTCCAGAGCGAGGTCACCGTCAGCAACACCGGCACGACCGCGCTCACCGGATGGTCCGTGCAACTCACCTACGGCGGCGGTCAACAGGTGAACCAGGCCTGGAACGCCAGCGTCAGGCAGACCGGCGCGACGGTCACCGCCACCAACGTCGGATGGAACGGAACGCTGGCCCCGAACGGCGCCACCACCTTCGGCTTCCTGGCCAGTTGGCAGCAGAGCAACCCGACGCCGACGGTGAGTTGCGCGACGCCCTGA
- the secA2 gene encoding accessory Sec system translocase SecA2: MGVSQRLKSRFRRFLQRPGSTVDLAPLAKLLPAIAAREEDLRALDDAELTEEAGRAVEFVDVCAVGREAARRAIDERPFDEQLLGAMSLLAGKVAEMATGEGKTLTATVAAYGHVRRGNGPVHVLTVNDYLARRDAEWMAPVYALLGLSVGWVTESSTPAQRRQAYQQDVTYVSVSEAGFDFLRDQLVTDIADRVQPAMSTAIVDEADSILIDEARVPMVLAGAVTGEQDPVHTAAALVRGLRPGRDYDVADDGRSVAFTTEGLAAVEAKLDGIDLYADDNVAQLSAVHVALHAHALLKRDVDYIVRDGVVELVDEMRGRVAQRRRWPDGLQAAVEAKEGLNATAEGEVLATITVQAFVATYRTLCGMTATAVLVGDQLREFFKLEVAVIPPHTPCVRVDEPDRIYATRAEKDEALVTEIKAAHATGRPVLIGTLDVKESESLATALGEAGVPCAVLNAKNDDEEAAIIAEAGALGTVTVSTQMAGRGVDIRLGGSDQADRDQVAELGGLLVIGSGRHDSRRVDNQLRGRAGRQGDPGGSVFFVSLEDDLVVRHAPDAIPPSPKMTPDGIVQDDQVDFAIEYAQRIAEGVDHEIHRNTWRYSVVIEQQRKALAERRERLLTTEVAALMLMERLPDRCAEMDEDLLSRAARTIALYHLDRLWAEHLAELSEVREGVHLRALGRLDPLDEFHRAAVPAFNQLIPEIEARTVATFTETEFDEDWQPDDAQLVRPSATWTYLVHDNPFGSELDRLISSVGRRLGGGGRG; the protein is encoded by the coding sequence ATGGGTGTGTCGCAGCGTCTGAAGAGTCGGTTTCGGCGTTTCCTCCAGCGGCCGGGCAGCACGGTCGATCTCGCGCCGTTGGCGAAGTTGCTTCCGGCGATCGCCGCGCGCGAGGAGGACCTCCGCGCGCTGGACGACGCCGAGTTGACGGAGGAGGCCGGCCGCGCCGTCGAGTTCGTCGACGTCTGTGCGGTGGGGCGCGAGGCGGCCCGCCGGGCCATCGACGAGCGGCCGTTCGACGAGCAGTTGCTGGGGGCGATGTCGCTGCTGGCCGGCAAGGTCGCGGAGATGGCCACCGGCGAAGGTAAGACGCTCACCGCCACGGTCGCCGCGTACGGGCACGTACGGCGGGGCAACGGGCCGGTGCACGTGCTGACGGTCAACGACTACCTGGCGCGTCGTGACGCGGAGTGGATGGCCCCGGTGTACGCGCTGCTCGGGCTGTCGGTGGGCTGGGTCACCGAGAGCAGCACCCCCGCGCAGCGGCGCCAGGCGTACCAGCAGGACGTCACCTATGTCTCGGTCAGCGAGGCCGGCTTCGACTTTCTCCGCGACCAGTTGGTGACCGACATCGCCGACCGGGTCCAGCCCGCGATGTCCACGGCGATCGTCGACGAGGCCGACTCGATCCTCATCGACGAGGCGCGGGTGCCGATGGTTCTTGCCGGGGCGGTGACCGGTGAGCAGGATCCGGTGCACACCGCGGCCGCGCTCGTGCGTGGTCTGCGCCCGGGCCGAGACTACGACGTCGCCGACGACGGCCGCAGCGTGGCGTTCACCACCGAGGGGCTGGCGGCGGTCGAGGCCAAGCTGGACGGCATCGACCTGTACGCCGACGACAACGTGGCCCAACTGTCCGCGGTCCACGTCGCACTGCACGCGCACGCCCTGCTCAAGCGCGACGTCGACTACATCGTCAGGGACGGTGTGGTCGAGTTGGTCGACGAGATGCGGGGGCGGGTGGCGCAACGCCGTCGGTGGCCGGATGGCCTACAGGCCGCGGTCGAGGCCAAGGAAGGGCTCAACGCCACGGCGGAGGGCGAGGTGCTCGCCACCATCACCGTGCAGGCCTTCGTGGCGACGTACCGCACGCTGTGTGGGATGACGGCGACCGCGGTCCTGGTCGGCGACCAGCTGCGGGAGTTCTTCAAACTCGAGGTGGCGGTCATCCCACCGCACACGCCGTGCGTCCGCGTCGACGAGCCGGACCGGATCTACGCCACCCGCGCCGAGAAGGACGAGGCGCTCGTCACCGAGATCAAGGCGGCCCACGCCACCGGCCGGCCGGTGCTGATCGGCACGCTGGACGTCAAGGAGTCGGAGAGCCTGGCGACCGCGCTCGGTGAGGCAGGGGTGCCGTGCGCGGTACTGAACGCGAAGAACGACGACGAGGAAGCGGCGATCATCGCCGAGGCCGGTGCCCTCGGCACGGTGACGGTCTCCACCCAGATGGCCGGCCGGGGCGTGGACATCCGGCTGGGCGGAAGCGACCAGGCAGACCGTGACCAGGTGGCCGAGCTGGGCGGTCTCCTCGTCATCGGCAGCGGCCGGCATGACAGCCGGCGGGTCGACAACCAACTGCGCGGCCGGGCCGGCCGTCAGGGCGACCCGGGTGGCTCGGTGTTCTTCGTGAGTCTGGAGGACGACCTGGTCGTGCGGCATGCTCCGGATGCGATTCCGCCCTCACCGAAGATGACTCCCGACGGCATCGTCCAGGACGATCAGGTGGACTTCGCCATCGAGTACGCCCAACGGATCGCCGAGGGTGTCGACCACGAGATCCACCGCAACACCTGGCGGTACAGCGTGGTGATCGAGCAGCAACGCAAGGCGTTGGCCGAGCGGCGTGAGCGGCTGCTCACCACGGAGGTCGCCGCGCTGATGCTGATGGAGCGCCTCCCGGACCGCTGCGCCGAGATGGACGAGGACCTGTTGTCCCGGGCGGCGCGGACGATCGCCCTCTACCACCTGGACCGGCTCTGGGCCGAGCACCTCGCCGAGCTGTCCGAGGTCCGGGAGGGCGTGCACCTGCGGGCACTCGGCCGGCTCGACCCGCTCGACGAGTTCCACCGGGCGGCCGTCCCCGCGTTCAACCAGCTGATCCCGGAGATCGAGGCGCGTACGGTCGCGACGTTCACCGAGACCGAGTTCGACGAGGACTGGCAGCCCGACGACGCGCAGTTGGTACGACCGAGCGCGACCTGGACGTACCTGGTACACGACAACCCGTTCGGGTCCGAGCTCGACCGGCTGATCTCGTCGGTGGGGCGACGCCTCGGCGGCGGCGGACGAGGCTGA
- a CDS encoding DUF2231 domain-containing protein, translated as MRGQSGGSGHPLQPMLVTLPFGLFVCATLFDVSTVVGAPRLFGEVGYWTTVAGLAAMGLTTAVGLIDLWDEPAGQIRSALVRFNLISGAMAAVFLIVCLIRNSSSSPLAGIALLLVELVGLAVGGLGLRYGTALLRYAGDAAAAGERAPVLDALARR; from the coding sequence ATGCGAGGGCAGTCAGGTGGGTCCGGCCATCCGCTGCAGCCGATGCTGGTCACCCTGCCGTTCGGGCTGTTCGTCTGTGCCACGCTGTTCGACGTCTCCACCGTGGTGGGGGCACCGCGGCTGTTCGGCGAGGTCGGATACTGGACGACCGTCGCCGGGCTCGCGGCGATGGGGCTGACCACCGCGGTCGGCTTGATCGATCTGTGGGACGAACCGGCCGGGCAGATTCGATCGGCGCTCGTCCGGTTCAATCTGATCAGCGGCGCGATGGCGGCGGTGTTCCTGATCGTCTGCCTGATCCGCAATTCCAGCTCGTCGCCGCTGGCTGGGATCGCGTTGCTGCTGGTCGAGCTCGTCGGGCTGGCCGTCGGGGGCTTGGGCCTGCGGTACGGAACGGCCCTGCTGCGCTACGCCGGGGACGCGGCGGCCGCCGGTGAGCGTGCACCTGTGCTCGACGCGCTCGCCCGGCGATAG
- a CDS encoding DUF305 domain-containing protein has product MLQQRHSTRRRLAAVIGIAVVVALVAAIVHLSGSTAAGSATDPGTAASTTAGAGSDPPVILPGRPGEESEIRPGSQVTIDPPQYNSLDTWYVQMMIPHHTQAVQLATLAVTRADSPGIRAFADRIRAGQSAEIDVLRNWLRERDLPVGDHDHQAMPGMQSEQSVRELATTRGADFDRRFVEMMSEHHQGAIDMSTRVLIGGTDLTVEELATAIAAEQAIEINRLRDLIDA; this is encoded by the coding sequence ATGCTCCAGCAGCGGCACAGCACGCGTCGGAGACTGGCGGCCGTCATCGGGATCGCCGTGGTGGTCGCACTGGTCGCGGCCATCGTCCACCTGAGTGGATCAACCGCCGCCGGCAGCGCGACCGACCCAGGTACGGCCGCGTCGACCACCGCCGGAGCCGGCAGCGATCCACCGGTGATCCTGCCAGGACGACCCGGTGAGGAGTCCGAGATCCGGCCGGGCTCGCAGGTGACCATCGACCCGCCGCAGTACAACTCGCTGGACACCTGGTACGTCCAGATGATGATTCCACACCATACCCAGGCGGTTCAGCTGGCGACGCTCGCCGTCACCCGCGCGGACAGCCCCGGGATCCGCGCCTTCGCGGACCGAATCCGGGCCGGCCAGTCCGCGGAGATCGACGTCCTGCGGAACTGGCTACGGGAGCGGGACCTGCCCGTCGGCGACCACGATCACCAGGCGATGCCCGGCATGCAGTCCGAGCAGTCCGTCCGGGAACTGGCCACCACCCGAGGCGCCGACTTCGACCGGCGATTCGTCGAGATGATGTCCGAGCACCATCAGGGCGCGATCGACATGTCGACCAGGGTACTCATCGGCGGCACCGACCTGACCGTCGAGGAACTCGCCACCGCGATCGCCGCCGAACAGGCAATCGAGATCAACAGGTTGCGGGACCTGATCGACGCGTGA
- a CDS encoding glucosyl-3-phosphoglycerate synthase: MGYARTTIAPTVGDWAARRTAVAGRWTPWELAMAKDGRRVSVVLPARNEESTVGPIVRSIREHLVERVPLVDDVLVVDSRSHDATAAVAVAAGARVVGQDEMTRGLPRLEGKGDALWAGLAATDGDLVAFVDADLREFQPAFVTGLLGPLLTDHSVTFVKGFYHRPLVRSTDVEADAGGRVTEIMARPLFNLFWPDLAGFVQPLAGEYAGRRSALEQIPFVSGYGVETAMLIDLLDLCGLDALAQVDLGERRHRHQSTEALGRMSAQILLTAWSRLYHKGWVISERPPGSLLTQFRRGDAAALSSLEREIVVSDVSVQERPPLGQHRRSLATATSG, encoded by the coding sequence ATGGGGTACGCGCGAACGACCATCGCTCCCACGGTGGGTGACTGGGCCGCCCGACGTACCGCCGTCGCGGGGCGCTGGACGCCGTGGGAGCTGGCCATGGCCAAGGACGGACGGCGGGTCAGTGTCGTCCTTCCGGCCCGCAACGAGGAGTCCACCGTCGGTCCGATCGTCCGGTCGATCCGCGAGCACCTGGTGGAGCGGGTGCCGCTGGTCGACGACGTACTGGTGGTCGACTCCCGGTCGCACGACGCGACGGCGGCCGTGGCGGTCGCGGCCGGTGCCCGGGTGGTGGGACAGGACGAGATGACCCGCGGACTACCTCGGCTGGAAGGCAAGGGCGACGCGCTCTGGGCCGGGTTGGCGGCGACCGACGGCGACCTGGTCGCCTTCGTCGACGCCGATCTGCGGGAGTTTCAGCCCGCGTTCGTCACCGGACTGCTGGGACCGTTGCTCACCGACCATTCGGTGACCTTCGTCAAGGGCTTCTACCACCGCCCGCTGGTGCGCTCGACGGACGTCGAGGCCGACGCCGGTGGCCGGGTCACCGAGATCATGGCCAGACCGCTGTTCAACCTGTTCTGGCCCGACCTCGCTGGCTTCGTCCAGCCACTCGCGGGCGAGTACGCCGGACGACGATCGGCGTTGGAACAGATCCCGTTCGTGTCGGGGTACGGGGTGGAGACAGCGATGCTGATCGACCTGCTCGACCTGTGCGGCCTCGACGCGCTCGCCCAGGTCGATCTGGGCGAGCGACGGCACCGCCACCAGAGCACCGAGGCGCTGGGCCGGATGTCCGCCCAGATCCTGCTGACCGCGTGGTCCCGGCTGTACCACAAGGGATGGGTGATCTCCGAACGCCCACCGGGGAGTCTGCTCACCCAGTTCCGGCGGGGGGACGCGGCCGCGCTGAGCAGCCTGGAACGGGAGATCGTTGTCAGTGACGTGTCGGTCCAGGAGCGTCCTCCCCTGGGCCAGCATCGCCGGTCCCTCGCGACCGCGACCAGCGGTTGA
- a CDS encoding lytic polysaccharide monooxygenase gives MAAAAMLGSGVALLLKPDAAMAHGAFVHPATRTYACYVDGRAWGGGDLNPSNPACADAVAQGGKQPLWDFYAVLIGNAGGRHQEIIPDGQLCGAGTDKYAAYNAARTDWPTTTLQSGASITFRYNAWAPHPGTWYQYVTKDGWDPNRPLRWSDLEPAPFDQVTNPPLGSGESGAEYSWRAQLPNKSGRHIIYSIWQRSDSPEAFYNCSDVNFTGGGNPTPTPPPTTAPPTTAPPTTAPPTTAPPTTVPPTTAAPTTNPPAGACTAQVRVDSSWSGGYQATVTVTNTGATAASPWVATWTMPGGSTVTQGWNATVSQSGGTVTAAAPSWAQSLAPGASVSVGFIGSGSAGALPSGVALNGSPCG, from the coding sequence GTGGCCGCCGCAGCCATGCTGGGCAGCGGTGTCGCGCTGCTGCTCAAACCAGACGCGGCGATGGCGCACGGCGCGTTCGTCCACCCGGCAACCCGTACGTACGCCTGTTACGTCGACGGCCGCGCCTGGGGCGGTGGCGACCTCAACCCGAGCAATCCGGCCTGCGCCGACGCGGTGGCTCAGGGCGGCAAGCAACCGTTGTGGGACTTCTACGCGGTGCTGATCGGCAACGCCGGCGGCCGGCATCAGGAGATCATCCCGGACGGTCAACTCTGTGGTGCCGGGACGGACAAGTACGCCGCGTACAACGCCGCCCGTACCGACTGGCCCACCACCACGCTGCAGTCCGGTGCCAGCATCACCTTCAGGTACAACGCCTGGGCGCCGCATCCCGGCACCTGGTACCAGTACGTCACGAAGGACGGCTGGGATCCGAACCGCCCGTTGCGCTGGTCGGACCTGGAGCCGGCGCCGTTCGACCAGGTGACGAACCCACCGCTGGGCAGCGGTGAGTCGGGCGCCGAGTACTCCTGGCGGGCGCAGTTGCCGAACAAGAGCGGCCGGCACATCATCTACTCGATCTGGCAGCGATCGGATTCTCCGGAGGCGTTCTACAACTGCTCGGACGTGAACTTCACCGGCGGCGGAAACCCGACCCCCACCCCGCCGCCGACCACGGCGCCACCGACCACAGCGCCACCGACCACAGCGCCACCGACCACGGCGCCGCCCACGACGGTGCCGCCCACGACAGCCGCGCCCACGACGAACCCGCCGGCGGGCGCCTGCACTGCCCAGGTACGGGTGGACAGCTCCTGGTCCGGGGGCTATCAGGCGACTGTGACGGTGACCAACACCGGTGCTACGGCGGCCAGTCCGTGGGTCGCGACCTGGACGATGCCCGGCGGTAGCACGGTCACCCAGGGCTGGAACGCCACCGTCTCGCAGTCCGGTGGCACTGTGACGGCCGCGGCGCCGAGCTGGGCGCAGAGTCTCGCGCCGGGTGCTTCCGTTTCGGTCGGCTTCATCGGTAGCGGCTCGGCCGGCGCGTTGCCCAGTGGCGTGGCGTTGAACGGTTCGCCCTGCGGCTGA
- a CDS encoding AEC family transporter: protein MRAILAGFAAIWSVTLVGYLISRYELLGPDATTVLARLAFLIATPALLFTTLSTTTPAQVFTPAFGAYLLSTIVVATCYLAIAGWWWRRPAGEVAIGTLGASYVNAANLGIPVAAYVLNDVSVVAPILLFQVLVAAPTAFAVLDLTAGGRRPSARRLLSLPARNPIMIASGAGLAVAVAGWHPPAEILRPFELLGAAAVPLALLALGMSLPGSRPLAAGAQSAERVTAVALKVVGQPVAAYLIARHGMDLTGPALLAAVVTAALPTAQNVFIFATQYRRGERLARDAVVLSTIATAGTLLLISAWLG, encoded by the coding sequence ATGCGCGCCATCCTCGCCGGGTTCGCCGCGATCTGGTCGGTCACCCTGGTCGGGTATCTGATCAGCCGGTACGAGTTGCTCGGTCCGGACGCCACGACGGTTCTCGCCCGCCTGGCGTTCCTCATCGCCACCCCGGCGCTGCTGTTCACCACCCTGTCGACCACCACCCCGGCGCAGGTGTTCACCCCGGCGTTCGGCGCCTATCTGCTGAGCACCATCGTGGTCGCCACCTGCTACCTGGCGATAGCCGGCTGGTGGTGGCGCAGGCCCGCCGGCGAGGTCGCCATCGGCACGCTCGGCGCGTCCTACGTCAACGCCGCCAACCTCGGCATCCCGGTCGCCGCGTACGTGCTGAACGACGTCTCGGTCGTCGCACCGATCCTGCTGTTCCAGGTACTCGTCGCCGCCCCGACGGCATTCGCGGTGCTCGACCTCACCGCTGGCGGCCGACGCCCCTCGGCCCGACGGCTGCTGTCGCTGCCGGCGCGCAACCCGATCATGATCGCGTCCGGGGCAGGGCTGGCGGTGGCCGTGGCCGGCTGGCATCCGCCAGCGGAGATCCTGCGCCCCTTCGAACTACTCGGCGCCGCAGCGGTACCGCTCGCCCTGCTTGCCCTGGGCATGTCCCTACCCGGCAGCCGACCACTGGCCGCCGGAGCCCAGTCCGCAGAGCGCGTCACCGCGGTCGCCCTCAAGGTCGTCGGCCAGCCCGTCGCGGCATACCTGATCGCCCGGCACGGCATGGACCTGACCGGGCCGGCGCTGCTCGCCGCAGTGGTCACCGCCGCGCTACCCACAGCACAGAACGTCTTCATCTTCGCCACCCAGTACCGTCGCGGCGAGCGGCTGGCCCGCGATGCCGTCGTGCTGTCCACCATCGCCACCGCCGGCACTCTGCTGCTGATCTCGGCCTGGCTCGGCTGA
- a CDS encoding LVIVD repeat-containing protein: MIKRSPQGPRQLRTVAVTAIAVLLGSTAMATPSHAGTPFDVDCTDTTDALAIELCLAQPNSSAADDPGLGVDEIDSSPNLRQIANLPKSAPFDTESALNSDLAFQGRYAFVGNYNGFVIYDIANPRQPRLVSQVVCPGAQNDITVHGDLLFLSTDSSRSDDSCESASQSASVKESWEGMKIFDIRDKKNPRYIKSVETNCGSHTHTLVPAKDLRSVYLYVSSYSPSASFPDCQPPHDLISIIKVPLRTPTDAAVIATPNLFPDGGNPGGNGSSTTSGCHDITVYPQKDLAAGACMGDGVLLDIANREAPRVIHQVRDTTNFAFWHSATFNNSGTKVVFTDELGGGGAATCNATIGPDRGANAVYDITGKGASRTLVFRSYFKIPRTNGPTENCVAHNGSLIPVLGRDIMVQAWYQGGISVWDFTNSAEPVEIAYWERGPVSDTRMVTGGPWSTYYYNGHIYSSDIQKGLDVLEIKDWRTASAKLVRTYELNAQTQSWYPSW; this comes from the coding sequence ATGATCAAACGCTCCCCACAAGGGCCGCGGCAGTTGCGGACCGTTGCGGTGACGGCGATCGCCGTCCTGCTCGGCAGCACCGCGATGGCGACTCCGAGTCACGCCGGGACACCGTTCGATGTCGACTGCACCGACACCACCGACGCGTTGGCGATCGAGCTGTGTCTGGCGCAGCCCAACTCTTCCGCCGCTGACGACCCCGGCCTCGGCGTTGATGAGATCGACAGCAGCCCGAACCTGCGCCAGATCGCCAATCTGCCGAAGTCCGCGCCGTTCGACACCGAGTCCGCGCTCAACTCCGACCTGGCCTTCCAGGGCAGGTACGCCTTCGTCGGCAACTACAACGGCTTCGTGATCTACGACATCGCGAATCCGCGTCAGCCCCGGCTGGTGTCGCAGGTGGTCTGTCCCGGCGCGCAGAACGACATCACGGTCCACGGCGACCTGCTCTTCCTGTCGACCGACTCCTCCCGAAGCGACGACTCGTGCGAGAGCGCCTCGCAGTCCGCCTCGGTCAAGGAGTCCTGGGAGGGCATGAAGATCTTCGACATCCGGGACAAGAAGAATCCGCGATACATCAAGTCGGTCGAGACGAACTGCGGATCACACACGCACACCCTGGTGCCGGCGAAGGACCTCCGCTCGGTCTACCTGTACGTCTCCTCGTACAGCCCGTCGGCGAGCTTCCCTGACTGCCAGCCCCCGCACGACCTGATCTCGATCATCAAGGTTCCGTTGCGGACGCCGACCGACGCGGCGGTGATCGCCACCCCGAACCTCTTCCCGGACGGCGGAAATCCCGGCGGCAACGGCAGCTCCACGACCAGCGGCTGCCACGACATCACCGTGTACCCGCAGAAGGATCTCGCCGCCGGTGCCTGCATGGGCGACGGTGTCCTGCTGGACATCGCCAACCGGGAGGCGCCCCGGGTGATTCACCAGGTCAGGGACACGACCAACTTCGCGTTCTGGCATTCGGCCACGTTCAACAACTCGGGCACGAAGGTGGTGTTCACCGACGAACTCGGTGGCGGTGGCGCGGCGACCTGCAACGCGACGATCGGTCCGGATCGTGGCGCGAACGCGGTCTACGACATCACCGGCAAGGGTGCCTCCCGCACGCTCGTCTTCCGCAGCTACTTCAAGATCCCCCGGACCAACGGTCCTACCGAGAACTGCGTGGCCCACAACGGCTCGCTCATTCCGGTGCTGGGTCGCGACATCATGGTGCAGGCGTGGTATCAAGGCGGCATCTCGGTCTGGGACTTCACCAACTCGGCCGAGCCGGTGGAGATCGCCTACTGGGAGCGCGGTCCGGTCTCCGACACCCGGATGGTCACCGGCGGGCCCTGGTCCACCTACTACTACAACGGTCACATCTACTCCAGCGACATCCAGAAGGGCCTGGACGTGCTGGAGATCAAGGACTGGCGCACGGCCAGCGCCAAGCTGGTTCGGACGTATGAGCTGAACGCGCAGACCCAGTCCTGGTATCCCAGCTGGTGA